The following proteins are co-located in the Neofelis nebulosa isolate mNeoNeb1 chromosome 18, mNeoNeb1.pri, whole genome shotgun sequence genome:
- the LOC131501079 gene encoding hemoglobin subunit zeta — protein MSLTKAEKTIILSMWGKVSTQADAIGTQALERLFASYPQTKTYFPHFDLRPGSAHLRTHGAKVAAALGDAVKSIDNIAGALSKLSEMHAYVLRVDPVNFKLLSHCLLVTVASHFPADFTADAHTAWDKFLSIVSCVLTEKYR, from the exons ATGTCTCTGACCAAGGCTGAGAAGACCATCATCCTGTCCATGTGGGGCAAGGTCTCCACTCAGGCGGATGCCATTGGCACCCAGGCCCTGGAGAG GCTCTTCGCCAGCTACCCCCAGACCAAGACCTACTTCCCGCACTTCGACCTGCGCCCGGGCTCCGCGCACCTGCGCACGCACGGCGCCAAGGTGGCGGCCGCCCTGGGCGATGCGGTCAAGAGCATCGACAACATCGCGGGCGCCCTGTCCAAGCTGAGTGAGATGCACGCCTACGTTCTGCGCGTGGACCCGGTCAACTTCAAG CTCCTGTCCCACTGTCTGCTGGTCACGGTGGCCTCGCACTTCCCCGCTGACTTCACGGCCGACGCCCATACCGCCTGGGACAAGTTCCTGTCCATCGTGTCCTGCGTCCTGACCGAGAAGTACCGCTGA
- the HBM gene encoding hemoglobin subunit mu isoform X1, with product MLSAQERAHVAQVWDLIAGHEAAFGAELLLRLFTVYPSTKIYFKHLGVCPDEAQLLTHGQRVLEAVGVAVQHIDHLRAALSPLADLHAQVLRVDPANFPLLIQCFQVVLASHLQGEFTVQMQAAWDKFLTEVATVLTEKYR from the exons ATGCTCAGCGCCCAAGAGCGCGCCCACGTAGCGCAGGTCTGGGACCTGATCGCCGGCCACGAGGCGGCCTTCGGGGCGGAGCTGTTGCTCAG GCTCTTCACGGTCTATCCCAGCACCAAGATCTACTTCAAGCACCTGGGCGTCTGCCCCGACGAGGCTCAGCTGCTGACCCACGGACAACGCGTGCTCGAGGCGGTGGGCGTGGCCGTGCAACACATCGACCACCTGCGCGCCGCCCTGAGCCCGCTCGCCGACCTGCACGCGCAAGTGCTACGCGTGGACCCCGCCAACTTCCCT CTGCTGATCCAGTGTTTCCAGGTGGTTCTGGCTTCCCACCTGCAGGGCGAGTTCACCGTGCAGATGCAGGCGGCGTGGGACAAGTTCTTGACCGAAGTAGCCACGGTGCTGACTGAGAAGTACCGATGA
- the HBM gene encoding hemoglobin subunit mu isoform X2 has product MLSAQERAHVAQVWDLIAGHEAAFGAELLLSTKIYFKHLGVCPDEAQLLTHGQRVLEAVGVAVQHIDHLRAALSPLADLHAQVLRVDPANFPLLIQCFQVVLASHLQGEFTVQMQAAWDKFLTEVATVLTEKYR; this is encoded by the exons ATGCTCAGCGCCCAAGAGCGCGCCCACGTAGCGCAGGTCTGGGACCTGATCGCCGGCCACGAGGCGGCCTTCGGGGCGGAGCTGTTGCTCAG CACCAAGATCTACTTCAAGCACCTGGGCGTCTGCCCCGACGAGGCTCAGCTGCTGACCCACGGACAACGCGTGCTCGAGGCGGTGGGCGTGGCCGTGCAACACATCGACCACCTGCGCGCCGCCCTGAGCCCGCTCGCCGACCTGCACGCGCAAGTGCTACGCGTGGACCCCGCCAACTTCCCT CTGCTGATCCAGTGTTTCCAGGTGGTTCTGGCTTCCCACCTGCAGGGCGAGTTCACCGTGCAGATGCAGGCGGCGTGGGACAAGTTCTTGACCGAAGTAGCCACGGTGCTGACTGAGAAGTACCGATGA
- the LOC131501082 gene encoding hemoglobin subunit alpha produces MVLSSADKNNVKACWGKIGSHAGEYGAEALERTFCSFPTTKTYFPHFDLSHGSAQVQTHGQKVADALTKAVAHIDNLPNALSDLSDLHAYKLRVDPVNFKFLSHCLLVTLACHHPEEFTPAVHASLDKFFSAVSTVLTSKYR; encoded by the exons ATGGTGCTGTCTTCCGCCGACAAGAACAACGTCAAGGCCTGCTGGGGTAAGATTGGGTCCCATGCTGGCGAATATGGCGCAGAGGCCCTGGAGAG GaccttctgctccttccccaccacCAAGACCTACTTCCCCCACTTCGACCTGAGCCACGGCTCCGCCCAGGTCCAGACCCACGGCCAGAAGGTGGCCGACGCGCTGACGAAGGCCGTGGCCCACATAGACAACCTGCCTAACGCCCTGTCGGATCTGAGCGACCTGCACGCGTACAAGCTGCGTGTGGACCCCGTCAACTTCAAG TTCCTGAGCCACTGCCTGCTGGTGACCCTGGCCTGCCACCACCCCGAGGAATTCACCCCCGCCGTCCACGCCTCCCTGGACAAGTTCTTCAGCGCTGTGAGCACCGTGCTGACCTCCAAATACCGTTGA
- the HBA1 gene encoding hemoglobin subunit alpha: MVLSFADKNNVKACWGKIGSHAGEYGAEALERTFCSFPTTKTYFPHFDLSHGSAQVQTHGQKVADALTKAVAHIDDLPNALSDLSDLHAYKLRVDPVNFKFLSHCLLVTLACHHPEEFTPAVHASLDKFFSAVSTVLTSKYR, encoded by the exons ATGGTGCTGTCTTTCGCCGACAAGAACAACGTCAAGGCCTGCTGGGGTAAGATTGGGTCCCATGCTGGCGAATATGGCGCAGAGGCCCTGGAGAG GAccttctgctctttccccaccACCAAGACCTACTTCCCCCACTTCGACCTGAGCCACGGCTCCGCCCAGGTCCAGACCCACGGCCAGAAGGTGGCCGACGCGCTGACGAAGGCCGTGGCCCACATAGACGACCTGCCTAACGCCCTGTCGGATCTGAGCGACCTGCACGCGTACAAGCTGCGTGTGGACCCCGTCAACTTCAAG TTCCTGAGCCACTGCCTGCTGGTGACCCTGGCCTGCCACCACCCCGAGGAATTCACCCCTGCCGTCCACGCCTCCCTGGACAAGTTCTTCAGCGCTGTGAGCACCGTGCTGACCTCCAAATACCGTTGA